A region of Vitis vinifera cultivar Pinot Noir 40024 chromosome 13, ASM3070453v1 DNA encodes the following proteins:
- the LOC100262508 gene encoding histone-lysine N-methyltransferase, H3 lysine-9 specific SUVH1, which produces MDGGSGHGFVPPSASFDKSRVLDIKPLRSLVPVFPNPPQAPPFVCSPPFGPFPPGFTPFYPFSVAQGPQSSPELNQHKTPTGATNHETPISASANLFRTPPHFPGVVNGDAETSREYGVQFLNENSNMGVKQDGFFDDPKRAAPHLRASNSSRKKAKKSKDVDISLTVDNEKGSSKNFVMRFDSLQLDDGNREMVNYVLMTFDALRRRLSQIEEAKESPGGGIKRADLKAANILMSKGVRTNMRKRIGVTPGVEVGDIFFFRMEMCLAGLHAQSMAGIDYMFVKGGLEEEPVAVSIVSSGGYDDDADDADVLIYSGQGGNVNRKDKQVADQKLERGNLALDRSFHRANEVRVIRGVKDVVNPLSKVYVYDGLYTIQESWTEKGKSGCNMFKYKLVRIPGQPGAFAHWKSIQKWKEGFSSRIGLILPDLTSGAESIPVSLVNDVDDEKGPAHFTYFPTLRYSKSFNLKHPSFGCNCQNACLPGDLNCSCIRKNGGDFPYTSNGILVARRPLVHECGPTCPCIPNCKNRMSQTGLKVRLEVFKTNNRGWGLRSWDPIRTGTFICEYAGEVLDKVKVYQERDEGESNEYLFDTTHVYDNAFKWNHEPGLLDEEPSAEPNEYYDIPSPLIISAKYVGNVARFMNHSCSPNVFWQPVLYEHNNESFLHIAFFAIKHIPPMTELTYDYGMLQSENYEVQSNHTPNGKKKCLCGSSNCRGYYG; this is translated from the coding sequence ATGGATGGAGGGTCAGGCCATGGCTTTGTGCCTCCTTCGGCTTCTTTTGATAAATCTCGAGTTTTGGATATCAAGCCTTTGCGGAGTTTGGTTCCGGTGTTCCCTAATCCGCCCCAAGCGCCCCCGTTTGTGTGTTCACCGCCCTTTGGGCCGTTCCCACCTGGGTTTACTCCATTTTATCCATTTAGCGTGGCGCAAGGGCCTCAGAGTTCACCTGAGTTGAACCAACACAAAACCCCAACTGGGGCTACCAATCATGAAACCCCAATATCAGCTTCTGCTAATTTGTTTAGGACTCCGCCCCATTTTCCTGGGGTGGTGAATGGAGATGCGGAAACCTCCAGAGAATATGGTGTGCAATTTCTAAATGAAAATTCGAATATGGGGGTAAAACAGGATGGGTTCTTTGATGACCCAAAGCGAGCAGCTCCTCATTTGCGCGCCTCCAATTCCTCTCGGAAGAAGGCTAAGAAAAGCAAAGATGTGGATATTTCTTTAACAGTTGATAATGAGAAAGGATCAAGTAAGAATTTTGTTATGAGATTTGACTCACTTCAATTGGATGATGGTAACAGGGAAATGGTGAATTATGTACTTATGACATTTGATGCACTTCGAAGAAGACTTAGTCAAATTGAAGAGGCTAAGGAATCACCTGGTGGAGGTATTAAACGTGCAGATTTAAAAGCTGCCAATATTTTGATGAGCAAAGGGGTTCGGACAAACATGAGGAAGAGAATTGGAGTTACTCCTGGTGTTGAGGTTggtgacattttctttttccggATGGAGATGTGTTTGGCTGGATTACATGCTCAATCTATGGCTGGGATTGACTACATGTTTGTCAAGGGTGGTTTAGAAGAAGAGCCAGTGGCTGTAAGCATTGTCTCGTCAGGAGGATATGATGATGATGCAGATGATGCCGATGTTTTGATCTATAGTGGCCAGGGTGGTAATGTAAACAGGAAAGATAAGCAAGTGGCTGATCAGAAGCTAGAAAGGGGCAATCTTGCTTTGGATAGAAGCTTTCACCGAGCCAATGAAGTAAGAGTTATCCGAGGGGTGAAAGATGTAGTTAATCCATTGTCAAAGGTCTATGTCTATGATGGTCTTTATACAATCCAGGAGTCATGGACAGAGAAAGGGAAGTCTGGTTGCAATATGTTCAAATATAAATTGGTCAGAATACCTGGGCAGCCTGGTGCTTTTGCTCATTGGAAATCAATTCAGAAATGGAAGGAAGGTTTCTCTTCAAGGATTGGACTTATTCTTCCAGACCTGACATCTGGGGCAGAAAGTATACCAGTTTCACTTGTAAATGATGTTGATGATGAGAAGGGACCTGCTCATTTCACTTACTTTCCTACTCTCAGGTATTCAAAATcatttaacttaaaacacccTTCTTTTGGTTGCAACTGCCAGAACGCATGCCTCCCTGGTGATCTCAACTGCTCTTGcattcggaaaaatggtggtgATTTTCCATATACCTCCAATGGGATTCTAGTTGCCAGGAGGCCATTAGTACATGAGTGTGGTCCCACATGCCCATGCATTCCTAACTGCAAGAACCGAATGTCCCAGACTGGTTTGAAAGTACGCCTAGAAGTGTTCAAAACCAATAATAGAGGTTGGGGTCTCCGGTCATGGGATCCAATCCGCACTGGTACTTTTATTTGTGAATATGCAGGTGAAGTCTTGGACAAGGTTAAGGTTTATCAAGAGAGGGATGAAGGTGAAAGCAATGAGTACCTCTTTGATACAACCCATGTTTATGACAATGCTTTCAAATGGAATCATGAGCCTGGGTTACTGGATGAGGAGCCATCTGCTGAGCCTAATGAGTATTATGATATCCCATCTCCTCTAATTATAAGTGCAAAATATGTTGGAAATGTAGCTCGATTTATGAATCATAGCTGCTCTCCTAATGTCTTTTGGCAGCCGGTTCTATATGAACACAACAATGAATCCTTTCTCCATATTGCATTTTTTGCAATCAAACACATTCCTCCTATGACAGAGTTGACATATGATTATGGGATGTTGCAATCTGAAAATTATGAGGTCCAGAGTAACCATACTCCAAATGGGAAGAAAAAATGCTTATGTGGATCGTCAAACTGCAGGGGCTATTATGGTTGA